From a single Loigolactobacillus coryniformis subsp. coryniformis KCTC 3167 = DSM 20001 genomic region:
- the tkt gene encoding transketolase, protein MSKKIDQLTIDTIRSLTVDAVQTAHHGHLGMPLGTAPMGYALWRYYLKVNPKDTKWFNRDRFVLSAGHGSMLLYSLMHLSGFTLGIDDIKQFRQLHSLTPGHPELHKTVGVDVATGPLGQGFAMGVGLAIAEAHLADRFNEPDYPVVDHYTYVISGDGDFEEGICQETASIAGNLGLHKLIVLWDANHVTSDALLTASNTEDELLKFKAMNWNILEVKDGNNVDEIRLAIEAAQRSSDKPTLIKVNTNIGFGSTLQGTSAIHSDPVSDEEATHMKHVYGFDDQELFYVPQAAKDGFADWIQNAQLTEDNWKSLMKQYARAYPEKATLLDQLIEGTLPLPDIEQVKIAGDMATRAASGKVLNAIYPKYPVLVGGSGDLGTSNKTTIQGQWFMSKHRYAGPNIYFGIREFAMATIANGVTLHVGLRGYTGTFLVFSDYMRSAIRHAAIMETPTIFVFTHDSLYVGQDGPTHQPVEHLMSLRAMPNIITFRAADETEVKAAWDVAIKSTKTPIAIILNRQSVPELVGTDMHKAERGAYVVSKEADGTLDGLLIASGSEVQVAIETQNRLAQQGINVRVVSMPSWELFEVQSAEYQQAVLPDAVTTRMSIELGATMGWQQYVGRSGVRMGYDKFGESAPATDILKLIDFTAKRATKMYLDAFSK, encoded by the coding sequence ATGAGTAAAAAAATCGATCAATTAACAATTGATACCATCAGAAGCTTGACTGTGGATGCCGTTCAAACCGCGCATCATGGACATTTGGGAATGCCATTAGGGACAGCGCCAATGGGCTATGCACTCTGGCGTTATTACTTAAAAGTCAATCCCAAAGACACTAAGTGGTTTAATCGCGATCGGTTCGTACTTAGTGCGGGACATGGATCAATGCTGTTATATTCATTGATGCATCTTTCAGGATTTACGCTGGGTATTGATGATATCAAGCAATTTCGTCAGTTGCATAGTCTCACCCCTGGTCATCCTGAATTGCATAAAACAGTTGGAGTTGATGTGGCTACAGGGCCATTGGGCCAAGGCTTTGCGATGGGTGTTGGTTTAGCAATCGCCGAAGCACACTTGGCAGATCGGTTTAATGAACCGGATTACCCAGTTGTCGATCACTATACTTATGTAATCTCAGGCGATGGCGATTTTGAAGAAGGTATTTGTCAGGAAACTGCCTCGATTGCGGGTAACTTGGGACTGCATAAGTTAATCGTATTGTGGGATGCCAATCATGTTACTTCAGATGCATTGCTTACCGCTTCAAATACTGAAGATGAATTGCTGAAATTTAAGGCAATGAACTGGAATATATTAGAAGTTAAAGACGGTAATAATGTTGATGAAATTCGTTTAGCAATTGAAGCTGCTCAACGTAGCTCTGACAAGCCAACCTTGATCAAGGTAAATACAAATATTGGTTTTGGTTCAACTTTGCAAGGAACTAGTGCAATTCACAGTGATCCCGTTTCTGATGAAGAAGCAACTCATATGAAGCATGTTTACGGCTTTGACGATCAAGAACTGTTTTATGTGCCGCAAGCAGCTAAAGACGGCTTTGCTGACTGGATTCAAAATGCCCAATTAACCGAGGATAACTGGAAGTCATTGATGAAACAATATGCAAGGGCTTATCCAGAAAAAGCGACTTTATTAGATCAATTGATTGAAGGCACTTTGCCACTTCCGGATATTGAACAGGTAAAGATTGCTGGTGATATGGCAACTCGTGCGGCTTCTGGGAAAGTGCTCAATGCGATTTATCCTAAATATCCTGTTTTAGTCGGCGGTAGTGGGGATCTCGGCACCTCTAACAAGACGACGATTCAGGGACAGTGGTTTATGTCTAAGCATCGCTATGCTGGCCCCAATATTTACTTTGGCATTCGAGAATTCGCTATGGCGACCATTGCTAATGGGGTCACCTTGCATGTTGGATTACGAGGCTACACTGGAACCTTCTTAGTTTTCTCTGATTATATGCGTAGTGCCATTCGCCATGCGGCAATCATGGAAACCCCGACAATTTTCGTCTTCACACATGATAGTCTGTATGTTGGTCAAGATGGGCCAACTCACCAACCGGTTGAACACTTGATGTCCTTGCGCGCGATGCCAAATATCATAACCTTCCGTGCTGCCGATGAAACTGAAGTTAAAGCTGCTTGGGACGTTGCCATTAAATCAACGAAGACACCGATTGCAATCATTTTGAATCGCCAGTCCGTCCCAGAACTTGTTGGAACCGATATGCACAAAGCTGAACGTGGTGCCTACGTCGTTTCAAAAGAAGCTGATGGTACTTTGGATGGATTACTCATTGCTAGCGGGTCAGAAGTTCAAGTTGCGATCGAAACTCAAAACCGTTTAGCACAGCAAGGAATCAATGTGCGTGTTGTGTCCATGCCGTCATGGGAATTATTTGAAGTACAATCCGCAGAATATCAACAAGCAGTGTTGCCAGATGCGGTCACAACTCGCATGTCGATTGAACTTGGTGCAACGATGGGTTGGCAACAATATGTTGGACGTTCGGGTGTACGCATGGGTTATGACAAGTTTGGCGAGTCTGCACCAGCCACTGATATTTTGAAGCTGATTGACTTTACTGCAAAGCGCGCAACCAAAATGTATCTTGATGCATTTTCCAAATAA
- a CDS encoding IS701 family transposase, with protein MLNSFYQKSSLLTTLHAYFSDLKAAGLSKPMGLNYFWLCLALLVIGDRHSIRHLFEQFLGRVTKHSLNTFYRALAVIGNHLPQLEVRNLTYLLTLIPTTCQDLPLLLVLDDTVQPKFGHKFTGVKYLFDHAAHTGKRLVNAHDFVTLGLMIPTQRDQDDQPVYTFLPLATHLYQAEQATKYQQAAQMIKTTLKSIASDQQVFLLCDSWYPKAEINQLVMTQPNLAMIANVRKDTAMFGLPKRTGKRGRPRKYGDQIHLGNIALNLCSAGDQIGIVRCLTRLMPQPVYMIRVQRKTTCRLFMATCAPEELAAITTETLAVDPTQLTYRTPETSAPAPALRALAYYQKRWAIETYFYEMKTFWHFGDYAVRSVAKIEADHHLLNTAYTLMIVLPLTQPSLAFLVTKSLRERKLWLSRQIQAALFLASLARQVQRRLKTTPAKVVIQWLASCWSGVSEKL; from the coding sequence GTGTTGAACTCATTTTATCAAAAATCATCACTTTTAACCACCCTCCACGCCTATTTTTCTGATTTAAAAGCGGCTGGCTTGTCTAAGCCAATGGGCCTTAACTATTTTTGGTTGTGTCTAGCGTTGTTAGTGATCGGTGACCGCCACTCGATCCGCCACTTATTTGAACAATTTCTGGGCCGGGTGACGAAGCATTCTTTGAACACGTTTTATCGGGCTTTGGCAGTGATCGGTAACCACTTGCCACAGTTAGAAGTGCGCAACTTGACGTATTTACTGACCTTGATTCCCACTACTTGTCAGGACTTGCCCTTATTATTGGTTCTGGATGACACGGTCCAACCCAAGTTCGGCCACAAATTTACCGGCGTCAAATATCTATTCGATCACGCCGCACATACGGGTAAGCGGCTCGTCAATGCCCATGATTTCGTTACTTTAGGTCTGATGATCCCAACACAGCGGGACCAAGATGACCAGCCAGTTTATACGTTCTTGCCGTTAGCCACGCACCTTTATCAGGCGGAACAGGCGACCAAATACCAGCAAGCGGCGCAAATGATCAAGACGACTTTGAAATCGATCGCCAGCGACCAACAAGTGTTCCTACTGTGTGACAGTTGGTATCCCAAAGCTGAGATCAACCAACTGGTCATGACGCAACCTAATCTAGCTATGATCGCCAATGTGCGTAAAGATACCGCCATGTTTGGCTTACCCAAACGCACCGGTAAGCGCGGTCGGCCGCGGAAATATGGTGACCAGATCCATTTGGGAAATATTGCATTAAATCTTTGTTCGGCCGGAGATCAGATCGGTATAGTGCGGTGTCTGACACGCTTGATGCCCCAGCCAGTTTACATGATCCGCGTACAACGCAAGACGACTTGTCGTCTGTTCATGGCGACGTGCGCGCCCGAAGAATTAGCGGCGATCACAACCGAAACCCTAGCCGTTGATCCGACCCAGCTCACCTATCGGACGCCGGAGACCAGCGCCCCTGCGCCAGCGCTACGAGCGTTGGCCTACTATCAAAAACGTTGGGCGATCGAGACCTATTTTTATGAAATGAAAACATTCTGGCACTTCGGTGATTACGCCGTGCGTTCAGTAGCCAAGATTGAAGCCGATCATCATTTATTGAATACGGCGTATACCTTGATGATCGTATTGCCATTGACCCAACCTAGTTTAGCTTTTTTGGTAACCAAAAGTTTGCGTGAACGCAAACTCTGGTTAAGTCGGCAAATTCAAGCGGCGCTGTTTTTGGCTAGTTTAGCGCGGCAAGTGCAAAGGCGGTTAAAAACAACACCGGCCAAAGTGGTGATTCAGTGGTTGGCTTCTTGTTGGTCGGGGGTCAGTGAAAAGCTGTAA
- a CDS encoding PTS ascorbate transporter subunit IIC, protein MNGILDLVVDLLSSAAIMVGLISFIGLVVQKETPTKVINGTIKTIVGFLVFGVGSAAATTALNSFQELFAKGLHLQGVLPLAEAVTALAQQRFGTVVALVMSLGFVFNLLFARFTPMKYIFLTGQHNLYLAALCTIMLKSVGLSNTWIIGLGGVIVGFMSAAMPAIAQPGMRKITGGDDIALGHYVSIGYALSSWLGGKVGDPDDSTEKLKLPGWLSIFKDYVIGVSITMVIFYYIAAFAAGPAQVEKLSGGVSWLVYPLLQGLQFSAALYVIITGVRLLLGEIVNAFVGISEKLIPNAKPALDVPVVFPYAPTATVIGFISAYVAGLLMMFVFAALHMPVIIPVAVPYFFIGATAGVFGNATGGWKGCVIGSFVIGILIAVGPSIVYPVLASVGLKGTAFPEIDFNVVALVIKYIGQFVQSIF, encoded by the coding sequence ATGAACGGCATTCTTGATTTAGTTGTTGATTTATTAAGCTCCGCCGCCATCATGGTCGGCTTGATCTCATTCATTGGCTTAGTTGTTCAAAAAGAAACCCCCACAAAAGTTATTAACGGCACTATTAAGACGATTGTTGGATTTTTGGTTTTTGGTGTTGGTAGTGCTGCCGCAACCACTGCGTTGAACAGCTTTCAAGAGTTATTTGCCAAAGGATTACACTTACAAGGAGTGTTGCCATTAGCCGAAGCCGTTACTGCTTTGGCTCAACAGCGTTTTGGAACTGTGGTTGCGCTGGTCATGAGTCTCGGATTTGTTTTCAACTTATTGTTTGCTCGCTTTACCCCAATGAAATATATTTTCTTAACTGGTCAACATAATTTATATTTGGCCGCTTTATGTACAATCATGCTGAAATCAGTTGGTCTGAGCAATACTTGGATTATTGGACTAGGTGGTGTCATTGTTGGCTTTATGTCCGCTGCGATGCCTGCTATTGCGCAACCAGGTATGCGTAAAATTACTGGCGGTGATGATATTGCGCTAGGTCACTACGTTTCAATAGGTTATGCATTATCAAGTTGGCTTGGTGGTAAGGTCGGCGATCCCGACGATAGTACCGAAAAATTGAAATTGCCAGGCTGGCTTAGCATTTTCAAAGACTATGTGATTGGTGTTTCAATCACAATGGTTATCTTCTACTACATTGCAGCGTTTGCGGCTGGGCCTGCCCAGGTTGAAAAACTATCTGGTGGCGTGAGTTGGTTGGTATATCCATTGTTGCAAGGGTTACAATTCTCTGCCGCGTTGTATGTCATTATCACAGGTGTGCGTTTACTTCTGGGTGAAATTGTAAACGCATTTGTCGGTATTTCTGAAAAGCTAATCCCAAATGCAAAACCTGCGTTGGATGTTCCAGTCGTATTCCCATATGCACCAACTGCAACTGTAATTGGGTTCATTTCAGCATATGTCGCGGGTTTGTTGATGATGTTTGTTTTTGCGGCATTACACATGCCCGTTATTATTCCAGTCGCGGTACCATACTTCTTTATTGGTGCGACTGCTGGGGTGTTCGGCAATGCGACCGGTGGTTGGAAAGGTTGTGTGATTGGCTCTTTCGTTATTGGAATCTTAATCGCCGTTGGTCCGTCGATTGTTTACCCTGTACTGGCTAGTGTTGGGTTGAAGGGTACTGCTTTCCCAGAAATCGACTTTAACGTTGTGGCATTGGTGATCAAGTATATTGGACAGTTCGTTCAATCCATTTTCTAA